The Akkermansia sp. RCC_12PD genome contains the following window.
ACATCTTCTGGAACAATCGGAACACAAGAATTACCCCTACTGGTTCACGGATTTTGAACCTGTGGCGCATTTCAACCCGGAGGACGCCACCCAGATCACTGGCTACTCCGTCATCAAGGATTCCTTCCTTTCCGACAAAAACACCTCCCTGGTGGAGAACATCAGGACGGAGACGGCAGCAAACTCTGCCAATGACGGAGAGGAAAATGCCGTTTACAGTGTCAATGCCATCCGTCTGACCGGCCTCGCCAAACGCTCTGAAGGCGGCCAGAAGCTTATTCAGGATCTTCAGGCCAAAATGGATGCGAACAAGGATTCCCTGTTCACATTCAAGGACGGAGACAGAAAGCTGGAAGTCCGCCAGATCATGGAACTGGGCGCCAAGGATGCCAAGGTAGACGCTGCGGCCGGGGCTTTCATTCCCTTCAAGCTGGTGCTTCCGCTGAAAACCCCCATTCCCGTACATTTTAACAAGTAATACCTACCCAACACCAACAAGATACATTTTATGAGCAACTGGATTACAGACAACAAGCCTGCCGCTACGGTAGCGGGTGTGGGGCTTCTCTTATTCCTTGGGCTGTCCGTGGCTGGGTACATGGCTAATTCCGAACGCAGCGACCTGGACAAGAAGATCAAAACCGCTTCTCAGGAAATCAAGTCGGCCAACGCCGCGCCAATTACACCGAGCCGCACGTCCAACAAGGAACTGGAAAAGGAATTGAACCGCTATGCCAAGGCCATCGGCAATCTGGAAACGGCCTACAAACCCTTCATGGCTTCCTCCGTGCTGACGCCCACCACCCCCACGGCGTTCCAGAATGAACTGAAGGCCTTCCGGGAATCCCTGATAGCCTCCTGCAAGAAGAAAAACATCCAGATTACGGATACTTCTTCCTGGCTTGGCTTCCAGCTTTACAGCACCCAGGCTCCCTCCGTGCAGGCTACGCCCACGCTGACCTTTGAAATGAAGGCCATCAACAGCCTGGTCAACAAGCTCACGGATTGCGGACTGACCAAATTCATCAAGGTTTACCGTTCCCAGCTTCCCATTGAAAACCCGGCGCGTAACTTGGAAGAGGAGGAAGATTCAGATCTGAAGGCTCCCTGGACGGGCATGCCGCTGGAAATCGCCTTCCAGGGAGATCGGGGAAGCGTCCTGAAAGCCATGAACGCCATTACGGATTCCCAGGAATACCTGTTCACGGTCAATTCTATCAGAATCCGCAACGAACGGATGATGCCGCCGCCCATCACCAATCCGGCAGCCGCACAGCCTGCCGCCGCACAGCCCCAGACGGGAGTGGCGAGCCTGACGCCGGCAGGGGAAACGGCTGCTCCGGCGGAACCGCCCATCCAGCAAATAATCAAGCCCTACATGGGCAAGGAACAGGTCATGGTCCAG
Protein-coding sequences here:
- a CDS encoding Amuc_1100 family pilus-like protein gives rise to the protein MSNWITDNKPAATVAGVGLLLFLGLSVAGYMANSERSDLDKKIKTASQEIKSANAAPITPSRTSNKELEKELNRYAKAIGNLETAYKPFMASSVLTPTTPTAFQNELKAFRESLIASCKKKNIQITDTSSWLGFQLYSTQAPSVQATPTLTFEMKAINSLVNKLTDCGLTKFIKVYRSQLPIENPARNLEEEEDSDLKAPWTGMPLEIAFQGDRGSVLKAMNAITDSQEYLFTVNSIRIRNERMMPPPITNPAAAQPAAAQPQTGVASLTPAGETAAPAEPPIQQIIKPYMGKEQVMVQVSLNLVHFAQPKVQEPSED